The sequence CGCCGGATTCGAAGACGGTGTCGCCTTCGCGGGCGTCCTTCGCCAGGTCGGCGATGTAGCCCCACCCCGAACAGCCGGTCTTCTTCACGCCGAAACGCAGGCCCAGCGCGGCCGGCGCGGCGTCGAGGAAGCCACGGACGCGTTCGAGGGCGGCGGGAGCGAGGGTGATGGCCATGCGGGAAAACTCCTTCAACGTGCGTGCATTGTAATCGTGCCCGGGCGGCGGCATCGCTCCGGTACACTTGCCGGTTCAGGAAGTGCGCCCGCACGAAAGAGGAATCAAGGCATGACGGTGGTCAGCGTCGAACACGCGCTCTCGGGCAAGATGCCCGCCGGTGGCGAAGTCACGGTCCGCGGCTGGGTGCGCACCCGGCGCGATGCGGGTCCGCTCAGCTTCGTGCACGTCAGCGACGGTTCCTGCTTCGCGCCCATCCAGGTGGTCGCCACCAATGCCCTGCCCAATTTCGAGAGCGAAGCCCGCAAGCTGACCGCCGGCTGCGCCGTCGTGGCGCGCGGGACCCTGGTCGCCTCGCAGGGCAAGGGCCAGTCCTACGAGATCCAGGCCACGTCCCTGGAAGTGGTCGGCTGGGTCGAAGACCCGGAGACCTACCCCATCCAGCCCAAGGCCCACTCGCTGGAATTCCTGCGCGAGGTCTCGCACCTGCGCCCACGCACCAACCTGTTCGGCGCGGTCACCCGCATCCGCCACTGCCTGGCGCAGGCCGTGCACCGCTTCTTCCACGAGCAGGGCTTCTACTGGGTCAACACGCCGATCGTGACGACCTCCGACGCCGAGGGCGCGGGCCAGATGTTCCGCGTCTCCACGCTCGACATGGCCAACCTGCCCCGGGACGCCGCCGGCGCGGTCGACTTCACGCGCGACTTCTTCGGCAAGGAAACCTTCCTCACCGTTTCCGGCCAGCTCAACGTCGAAGCCTTCTGCCTGGCGCTGAGCAAGGTCTACACCTTCGGCCCGAC comes from Lysobacter sp. KIS68-7 and encodes:
- a CDS encoding iron-sulfur cluster assembly accessory protein, whose translation is MAITLAPAALERVRGFLDAAPAALGLRFGVKKTGCSGWGYIADLAKDAREGDTVFESGGVRIYVDAESLAFVDGTRIDFLKQGLNEQFVFDNPNATAECGCGESFTTRADAA